In a genomic window of bacterium:
- a CDS encoding Gfo/Idh/MocA family oxidoreductase encodes MRLAVIGSGGMAQAHIKVLQDKGFLGKRADIVALCDPDQKSLDATVKRFPQLNKANLYNNYEELLEKEELDAVLIASPHTCHYEQLIGCLEKGLNILVEKPMVCSVAEAERVVKLTEEKGVIVMVAYQRRFMPAFLYAKEQISSGKLGKLLFFTAYQAQNWLPAALYSWRGEPHLSGGGQINDSGSHLVHAMLWLTEARPLEVFAYMEKEEARVDILSALAIKFSDGMLGSVGIIGDNPGWGEEIGVWGKKGAILIRDGWQVIQQGEDGKYFTPKELPEGKPPIEAFLDCVEGKEDNQVPPVWGLRVIALTEAAWRSAEQGTPIKVEGWR; translated from the coding sequence ATGCGACTTGCTGTCATCGGTTCCGGCGGTATGGCTCAAGCCCACATCAAAGTTTTGCAAGACAAAGGCTTCCTGGGGAAAAGAGCCGATATAGTGGCTCTCTGCGACCCCGACCAGAAATCCTTGGATGCCACTGTGAAGCGATTTCCTCAGCTGAACAAGGCAAATCTTTACAATAATTATGAGGAATTGTTGGAGAAAGAGGAACTGGATGCGGTTTTGATAGCCAGCCCCCATACCTGCCATTACGAGCAATTGATTGGCTGTCTGGAGAAGGGACTCAATATACTTGTTGAGAAACCCATGGTTTGCTCCGTTGCGGAGGCGGAGAGGGTTGTTAAGCTCACTGAGGAGAAAGGAGTAATTGTGATGGTGGCTTATCAGCGCCGATTTATGCCTGCCTTCCTCTATGCCAAGGAGCAGATATCCTCAGGAAAGCTTGGCAAGCTTCTCTTCTTCACCGCTTATCAGGCGCAAAATTGGCTACCAGCCGCGCTCTATAGCTGGAGGGGAGAACCCCATTTGAGCGGCGGTGGGCAGATTAACGATTCAGGAAGCCATTTAGTTCACGCTATGTTGTGGCTAACGGAGGCTCGTCCCCTTGAAGTCTTCGCATATATGGAGAAGGAGGAAGCGAGAGTTGATATCCTTTCAGCGCTCGCAATCAAATTCAGCGATGGAATGCTCGGCTCTGTTGGCATAATTGGAGACAATCCAGGTTGGGGAGAGGAGATAGGAGTTTGGGGGAAGAAGGGAGCAATCTTGATAAGGGATGGATGGCAAGTGATTCAGCAGGGAGAGGATGGCAAATACTTCACTCCCAAAGAGCTTCCCGAAGGCAAACCACCCATAGAGGCTTTCCTTGATTGTGTGGAAGGCAAGGAGGATAACCAGGTTCCTCCGGTTTGGGGATTGAGGGTAATCGCTCTTACAGAGGCTGCTTGGCGTTCGGCTGAACAAGGCACTCCCATTAAGGTAGAGGGTTGGAGGTAG
- a CDS encoding glutamine synthetase: MTKREELCKKVLAEVKDKKIEFIELWFVDLLGFLKCISITSGELEEVLRRGKGFDGSSITGYAEIEESDIVALPDPSTFCILPYVPQDQPSARMFCDIFYPDGRPYDGDPRLALKKQMERARGMGYIYNVGPEVEFFYFKTSQLPELLDKGGYFDVIAVETANALRRETVELLELMGIQVEAIHHEVSASQHEFDLKYADALTIADALITTRLVTKAVAQKHGFYATFMPKPIYGVNGSGLHVHQSLFSIKENRNAFYDPSDPYNLSIVAKRFIAGQLKHAREICSVVAQWVNSYKRLVPGYEAPVYVSWAQKNRTTMIRVPAYRPDGGVSIRAEFRVPDPAMNPYLGFAVMLAAGLEGIEKGYELPPPVEANVYEMSKEEREKKGIPDLPVDLFEAISETRRSELVKRTLGEHIFTRFITNKLNEWELYRAQVTSFELEKYLPIL; encoded by the coding sequence ATGACCAAAAGGGAAGAGCTCTGTAAGAAGGTGTTAGCGGAAGTTAAGGACAAGAAAATTGAGTTCATTGAGCTCTGGTTTGTTGATTTGCTCGGATTTCTAAAATGCATATCAATAACTTCGGGCGAGCTTGAAGAGGTTTTGAGGCGAGGAAAGGGCTTTGACGGCTCCTCCATAACCGGCTATGCGGAGATAGAGGAGAGCGACATCGTTGCCCTTCCCGACCCCTCCACCTTCTGCATTCTTCCTTATGTTCCCCAGGACCAACCGAGCGCGAGGATGTTCTGCGATATATTTTATCCGGATGGCAGACCCTACGATGGAGACCCACGCCTCGCCCTTAAAAAGCAGATGGAAAGAGCAAGGGGGATGGGCTACATCTATAATGTCGGACCAGAGGTGGAATTCTTTTATTTCAAGACTTCCCAATTGCCCGAGCTTTTAGATAAGGGTGGCTACTTTGATGTAATCGCGGTTGAAACGGCTAATGCTCTAAGAAGGGAAACGGTTGAATTGCTTGAACTTATGGGAATCCAGGTAGAGGCAATCCATCATGAGGTCTCCGCAAGCCAGCACGAGTTTGATTTGAAATATGCCGACGCTCTCACAATTGCCGATGCTTTGATAACTACTCGCCTCGTGACGAAGGCAGTAGCCCAGAAGCACGGCTTCTATGCAACATTTATGCCTAAGCCAATTTACGGGGTGAACGGCAGCGGTCTCCATGTCCACCAATCTCTTTTCTCCATCAAGGAGAATAGAAATGCCTTTTATGACCCTTCCGACCCCTACAATCTTTCCATTGTTGCGAAGAGATTCATCGCTGGACAGTTGAAGCACGCAAGAGAAATCTGCTCCGTCGTTGCTCAATGGGTCAATTCCTACAAAAGGCTCGTTCCCGGCTATGAGGCGCCAGTCTATGTTTCCTGGGCGCAGAAGAACCGCACTACTATGATAAGAGTTCCCGCCTATCGCCCCGATGGCGGAGTTTCCATAAGGGCTGAGTTTCGTGTTCCCGACCCCGCTATGAATCCCTATCTCGGCTTCGCCGTTATGCTCGCGGCGGGATTGGAAGGAATAGAAAAAGGATATGAACTTCCTCCACCTGTTGAGGCGAATGTCTATGAGATGTCCAAAGAAGAGAGGGAGAAAAAGGGCATCCCCGACCTGCCCGTGGACCTCTTTGAGGCAATAAGTGAAACGAGAAGAAGCGAGCTCGTTAAACGCACTTTGGGTGAGCATATCTTCACGAGGTTCATAACGAATAAGCTCAACGAGTGGGAGCTCTACCGGGCACAGGTCACATCTTTTGAGCTGGAAAAATATCTTCCCATACTCTAA
- the era gene encoding GTPase Era: MAGKVKCGRVAIVGRGNVGKSTLFNSLLGEKRSIVTRWAGATRRPMTGVLNLDDCQIVLIDTPTFIIPKNKLEKIMNSFIKGALTSSDLALMVVDATFPPSPTELQLCAKIRKSKVPAFLLINKMDAVKNFRLEERTEEYLKAFKKTFFLETLPVSALLKENLDFLLKRIKLYLPEREPIFKNPPPPPPDWFAVQEAIREEVTNFFHDREPNRMEVRVKEIRPPVGKGKTHIIAYLYVDNEKRVSSIIGYKGGLISQASHLARLRCERVLNQPVYLDLIVRAWEKWRSDIKALEEFGYLKKGSHKRHSKR, encoded by the coding sequence ATGGCGGGAAAGGTAAAGTGCGGAAGGGTCGCTATAGTTGGAAGAGGTAATGTAGGAAAATCCACCCTTTTTAATTCTTTATTGGGGGAGAAGAGATCAATAGTGACGCGGTGGGCGGGGGCTACAAGGCGTCCTATGACAGGCGTTTTGAACTTGGATGATTGCCAAATAGTGCTCATTGATACCCCCACTTTCATCATCCCAAAGAACAAATTGGAGAAGATAATGAACTCGTTTATAAAAGGGGCGCTAACTTCCTCCGATTTGGCGCTTATGGTAGTGGATGCGACTTTCCCTCCTTCCCCTACCGAGCTTCAGCTTTGTGCTAAGATAAGGAAAAGCAAAGTTCCCGCTTTCCTGCTCATAAATAAAATGGACGCGGTGAAGAATTTCAGATTAGAGGAAAGGACGGAAGAATATCTCAAGGCTTTCAAGAAGACATTTTTTCTTGAGACGCTCCCTGTATCCGCTTTGCTTAAGGAAAATCTTGACTTCCTTCTCAAGAGAATAAAGTTGTATTTGCCGGAGAGGGAGCCAATATTTAAGAATCCACCTCCACCGCCGCCCGATTGGTTCGCCGTTCAGGAAGCGATAAGGGAAGAGGTGACGAACTTCTTCCACGATAGGGAACCGAATAGGATGGAGGTGAGGGTAAAGGAGATAAGACCACCAGTGGGAAAAGGCAAAACCCACATCATCGCCTATTTGTATGTTGACAATGAGAAACGAGTATCTTCAATAATAGGATATAAAGGGGGACTGATATCCCAGGCATCCCATTTAGCGCGTTTGAGATGTGAACGGGTATTGAATCAACCTGTTTATCTTGACCTGATAGTGAGAGCGTGGGAGAAATGGCGAAGCGACATAAAAGCTTTAGAGGAATTCGGCTACCTCAAGAAAGGGTCTCATAAGAGACACTCAAAGCGTTAA
- the serS gene encoding serine--tRNA ligase encodes MHDPKLIRENPDLFKSMLKLRGMEDSLIDEFLAVDERRRQILQETQSLREKQNKASKEISQLKRNKKEIPKTLLEEMKHISEVLKEKLAEQREIEGRWREILLSIPNLPHSSVPEGQTDEENEEVRRWGEIRRFPFEVKPHWEIGKKLGLFDLEKAADIAGSRFPLFLNWGAKLVRALIDFMLDLHTKEHGYIEVSPPLLANQTSCLTSAHLPKFADDLFQTKDGFFLIPTAELPLANLHRDEILPGDLLPLKYVAYTPCFREEAGSWGKEIRGLIRHHQFDKVELFKFTKPEESYEELEKLVDDAEEVLRRLEIPYRVVNVCVGDLGFSAAKKYDIEAWFPGMGKFIEVSSCSNCTDFQARRGNIRYRETPTSPPRFVHTLNGSGLAVGRTLAALIENYQEEDGRIRVPEALRPYLGGISHIPP; translated from the coding sequence ATGCACGACCCAAAGCTGATTAGAGAAAATCCTGACCTGTTTAAATCAATGCTCAAATTGAGAGGGATGGAGGATTCCCTTATTGATGAGTTCCTCGCCGTTGATGAGAGGCGAAGGCAAATCCTCCAAGAGACTCAATCCCTTAGAGAAAAGCAGAACAAGGCTTCTAAGGAAATCTCCCAATTGAAACGAAATAAAAAGGAAATCCCCAAAACTTTGCTTGAGGAGATGAAGCACATCTCCGAAGTTCTGAAGGAGAAACTGGCTGAGCAAAGGGAAATAGAGGGACGCTGGCGAGAGATATTGCTCTCCATCCCCAATCTTCCTCATTCAAGCGTCCCCGAGGGACAAACGGATGAGGAAAACGAAGAGGTCAGAAGATGGGGAGAGATACGCCGATTCCCATTTGAAGTGAAACCCCATTGGGAGATAGGGAAAAAGCTCGGTTTATTCGATTTGGAAAAAGCCGCTGATATCGCTGGCTCTCGCTTTCCTCTCTTTTTGAATTGGGGCGCAAAGTTAGTGAGAGCTTTGATTGATTTCATGCTTGACCTTCATACAAAGGAGCATGGCTATATAGAGGTCTCACCTCCCCTGCTCGCAAACCAAACCTCTTGCCTTACCTCAGCCCACCTTCCCAAATTTGCTGATGACCTCTTTCAAACCAAAGATGGCTTCTTCCTCATCCCCACAGCTGAGCTTCCCCTTGCGAATCTCCATAGGGACGAAATCCTTCCCGGCGACCTTCTACCCCTGAAATATGTGGCCTACACTCCCTGCTTCAGAGAGGAAGCGGGCTCTTGGGGAAAGGAGATAAGAGGATTAATTCGTCATCACCAATTTGACAAAGTGGAGTTGTTCAAGTTCACTAAGCCGGAGGAATCATATGAGGAACTTGAGAAGCTCGTTGATGACGCGGAGGAAGTCCTGAGAAGGTTGGAGATTCCCTATAGAGTCGTGAATGTGTGCGTGGGAGATTTGGGCTTCTCGGCTGCGAAGAAATACGATATAGAGGCTTGGTTTCCCGGGATGGGAAAGTTTATAGAGGTTTCCTCCTGTTCAAATTGCACCGATTTCCAAGCGAGAAGGGGGAATATTAGATATAGGGAAACACCCACCTCTCCTCCTCGCTTCGTTCACACACTCAACGGCTCGGGGCTAGCTGTCGGCAGGACCCTTGCCGCCTTAATAGAGAATTATCAGGAAGAGGATGGTAGGATAAGAGTACCTGAGGCTCTCCGTCCCTATCTTGGAGGAATAAGCCATATCCCTCCCTGA